In Candidatus Cloacimonadaceae bacterium, one genomic interval encodes:
- the ybeY gene encoding rRNA maturation RNase YbeY — protein MSDLSINIKNESDREIDETMFESVAALICASEMPSIRFEIGILICTEELMRKHNSVYRGVKGTTDILSFVSAQMPLMADGREHIYRLCDLIIDINQIDRQKGTNSLNAELMEVYIHGLLHLCGYDHIRETDRKIMKEKELHYQNKLRGEDTSG, from the coding sequence GTGAGTGATCTCAGCATCAACATCAAAAACGAGAGCGACCGCGAAATCGACGAAACGATGTTTGAATCCGTGGCGGCACTGATCTGTGCAAGCGAAATGCCAAGCATCCGCTTTGAGATCGGTATTTTGATCTGCACCGAAGAACTGATGCGAAAGCACAATAGTGTCTATCGCGGCGTCAAGGGCACCACGGACATCCTCAGCTTTGTCTCAGCTCAAATGCCTTTAATGGCTGATGGGCGCGAGCATATATATCGGCTGTGTGATTTAATCATTGACATAAATCAGATAGACAGACAAAAGGGAACAAACAGCTTAAATGCCGAACTTATGGAGGTTTACATCCACGGTTTGCTCCATTTATGCGGTTATGATCACATTAGGGAAACAGACAGGAAAATAATGAAAGAAAAAGAATTGCACTACCAAAACAAATTGCGGGGTGAAGACACAAGTGGATGA
- a CDS encoding ATP-binding cassette domain-containing protein, which translates to MIEVSGLSLSFGEAKVLQDINFLLETGSNLIILGRSGSSKTVLIKTLMGMNIPESGKVIIDGIDIFTRPIHQHNFAMVFQNAALLDSFTVFQNVALPLYERGEKDFDAVFNKVKSSLEIVGLPDVLDKYPAELSGGMRKRVGIARALVYDPDYIIFDEPLSGLDPITAKEVLYYITMIIESSRATTITITHEIRNLKVIGDRVLFLESGRQLFFGGIDELIQNNDELLRQFMNS; encoded by the coding sequence ATGATCGAAGTTAGCGGTCTGAGCCTCAGCTTTGGCGAAGCCAAGGTCTTGCAGGACATCAATTTCCTCCTCGAGACCGGCAGCAACCTGATCATCCTGGGGCGTAGCGGTTCCAGCAAAACCGTCCTGATTAAAACACTGATGGGCATGAATATACCGGAATCAGGCAAAGTCATCATCGACGGCATCGACATCTTCACGAGACCTATACATCAGCACAATTTTGCCATGGTGTTTCAAAATGCCGCACTCCTGGATTCCTTCACCGTCTTTCAAAACGTGGCTCTGCCTTTGTATGAAAGAGGGGAAAAGGACTTTGACGCCGTCTTCAACAAAGTAAAGTCCTCACTCGAGATCGTAGGGCTTCCCGATGTTCTGGATAAATATCCTGCTGAGCTTAGCGGCGGGATGAGAAAACGGGTGGGGATCGCCCGCGCCCTCGTCTATGACCCGGATTACATCATTTTTGACGAACCGCTTTCCGGGCTCGATCCCATCACCGCTAAGGAAGTGCTGTATTACATCACGATGATCATCGAATCCAGCCGTGCCACCACGATCACGATCACGCATGAAATCAGGAATCTGAAGGTAATCGGAGACAGAGTGCTTTTCCTCGAATCCGGCAGGCAGCTTTTCTTTGGCGGCATCGATGAACTAATACAAAACAATGATGAGCTGCTGAGGCAGTTTATGAATTCATGA
- a CDS encoding hemolysin family protein: protein MKTQVDDASAYIIIPLILLSAYFSGSETAFFSLPRIYLKKIENSGTAGSRRILYLLKRPRRLLITLLLGNTFVNMAISSFATLLAIGIAEQHGWTISSAVFVQILLTTLTIMIFGEIMPKLVALAKANVFAYLSSLPMQLIQYLLFPLVFIFEKFSLLITRKQMVDLHMAQQFTSEEFHNLIQSESSHHNLEDHEKQMLVGLFRFREAEIKEIYVPRVKITAIEVNQNMEELRDLIVESGYSRIPVYRDTIDDIIGIVYVKDILLHPEKTSISEIMRPAWFVTENMKIQTLLNQFKTRKVQVAVVVDEYGGTSGIISLEDILEELVGEIRDEYDHDEIPEIVKKDENTYMVSGVYNIRQFNHEFSTDINPEEYDNLAQFLLAQFNHVPIVGESYVYEGFIEFVILESDERSIKLVQASRIVPV from the coding sequence GTGAAGACACAAGTGGATGACGCCTCAGCGTATATAATCATTCCCTTGATTCTGCTATCTGCCTATTTTTCCGGATCGGAGACGGCTTTCTTTTCTCTGCCGCGGATCTATTTGAAGAAAATCGAAAACAGCGGAACAGCCGGCTCGCGCCGGATTCTCTATCTGCTCAAGCGTCCGCGCCGGTTGTTGATCACTCTGCTTTTGGGAAACACTTTCGTGAATATGGCGATCTCCTCTTTTGCGACGCTTTTAGCGATTGGGATTGCCGAACAGCATGGTTGGACAATCTCCTCCGCAGTGTTTGTGCAGATTCTGCTCACCACGCTCACGATCATGATCTTTGGCGAGATCATGCCCAAGCTCGTGGCTCTGGCGAAGGCGAACGTTTTTGCATACCTATCCTCCCTGCCGATGCAGTTGATCCAATATCTGCTTTTTCCATTGGTGTTTATCTTTGAAAAATTCAGCCTGCTGATCACGCGCAAACAAATGGTTGATCTACACATGGCACAGCAATTTACGTCCGAAGAGTTTCACAATCTTATCCAAAGTGAAAGCTCTCACCACAATCTCGAAGATCATGAAAAACAGATGTTGGTGGGTTTGTTTCGCTTTCGCGAAGCCGAGATCAAGGAGATCTATGTCCCGCGAGTCAAAATCACCGCTATCGAGGTCAATCAAAATATGGAAGAGCTGCGCGATCTGATCGTGGAAAGCGGCTATTCCCGCATCCCCGTGTATCGCGATACCATAGACGACATCATCGGTATCGTCTATGTCAAAGACATCCTGCTCCATCCCGAAAAGACCAGTATCTCCGAGATTATGCGTCCCGCTTGGTTTGTGACCGAAAACATGAAGATCCAGACGCTGCTGAATCAGTTCAAAACCAGAAAAGTTCAGGTGGCGGTGGTGGTGGATGAATATGGTGGAACCTCCGGGATCATCTCTCTGGAAGACATTTTGGAAGAGCTCGTTGGCGAGATTCGCGATGAATATGACCATGACGAGATCCCCGAGATCGTCAAAAAAGACGAAAACACCTACATGGTGAGCGGAGTCTATAATATTCGCCAATTCAATCATGAGTTTTCCACCGACATCAATCCCGAAGAATATGACAACCTCGCTCAATTTCTCCTGGCACAATTCAACCACGTTCCCATAGTGGGAGAAAGCTATGTCTATGAAGGGTTTATCGAGTTTGTCATCCTTGAAAGCGACGAACGAAGCATCAAGCTGGTGCAGGCAAGCCGCATTGTTCCGGTCTAA
- a CDS encoding VanZ family protein yields MIKPGKRLSLILAILWYAGIWTVSSIPAEDIPSVKIISIDKLMHISVYFILALMVNRVFSNYSLSKKYALLIYLAMLVSAGLDEYHQYYIPGRSVSVYDFIANSIGLLSGMFIYLRKHDRS; encoded by the coding sequence ATGATCAAACCCGGCAAAAGACTATCCCTGATCCTCGCAATTTTGTGGTATGCCGGTATCTGGACAGTCTCCTCGATACCTGCTGAAGATATCCCATCGGTCAAGATCATCAGCATCGACAAACTGATGCACATCAGCGTCTATTTCATTTTGGCGCTGATGGTCAACAGAGTATTCTCAAACTACAGCTTGAGCAAGAAATACGCGCTGTTGATCTATCTGGCGATGCTTGTTAGCGCCGGTTTGGATGAATACCATCAATACTACATACCCGGGCGGTCGGTATCCGTCTATGATTTTATCGCCAACAGCATCGGTCTTTTGAGCGGCATGTTTATCTATCTGAGGAAGCATGATCGAAGTTAG
- a CDS encoding Gx transporter family protein, translating into MKTHKPLVLLAYLTATAASLHIVESLVMRMFPLPFIRIGLSNIVILYLIMQNQPLSAIIVNIVKTILGGAVTLTLLSPATLLSLGGGICAVVVMYLTHKSRLGFGVFGISIAGAVAHNLGQLILVKWLIFPDTAVFLLTPMLILIGMLSGMAIAYIMLVVSDKLKDSRLINNDR; encoded by the coding sequence ATGAAGACGCATAAACCATTGGTATTATTGGCATATCTGACCGCAACGGCAGCTTCTTTGCACATCGTTGAAAGTCTGGTTATGCGCATGTTTCCGCTTCCATTCATCAGGATCGGTCTTTCAAACATCGTCATTCTCTATCTGATCATGCAAAATCAACCACTTTCGGCAATCATCGTGAACATCGTAAAAACTATTTTGGGAGGTGCGGTCACCCTCACTTTATTGAGCCCGGCGACCTTGCTTTCGTTGGGCGGAGGTATATGTGCCGTCGTGGTGATGTATCTAACCCACAAATCCAGGCTGGGCTTTGGCGTTTTTGGGATCAGCATCGCCGGAGCGGTGGCGCACAATTTGGGGCAGCTCATCTTGGTCAAATGGTTGATTTTTCCCGATACCGCAGTTTTTCTATTGACACCAATGCTCATTTTGATAGGTATGCTCAGCGGAATGGCGATCGCGTATATCATGCTGGTCGTTAGCGACAAATTAAAGGATTCAAGGCTGATAAATAATGACAGATAG
- a CDS encoding PBP1A family penicillin-binding protein, whose protein sequence is MTDRQKETAVRVIKYLAIAGCVFLGVFLGAFWFYRDDLPPTSELRNFTLRTGSEVYDRNGKMIYLFAFEKRKLVSLRELPPHLVDALLVTEDKRFYSHYGVDLISNFRALIVDVKTMDFSQGASTITQQMARNMFLTLDKVVSRKMKEIVLAIRIEANFSKDEILEIYFNKIFWGGQVHGVETAALYYFNKHARDLSIAESAMLVGMIQRPNYYNPIKNPERAKQRRDFVIGRMYKAQKISEAEYEEAIATPVKPQTGAMRRFASDYFIEHIRTYLERKYGTEKLFEGGLRIYTTLDPELTSYADSVFNQYLRGVENSGGHRNRYDQVPKGAFDIDTKYIQGGLLLIENNTGYVRTIIGGRNFEHSKFNRMTQAKRQPGSSIKPVYYTLAVEKGYTPATIINDTPISLGTGPNRWSPQNANREYHGYTRMRVALQHSYNVWAVKCALDIGLDTINDSFKHFGLNRTADDYTSALGSYEVAPIDLISGFTTFPNEGMRVSPIFIIKVEDTKGRILERSAGQKYRVCSPEVAYIMTSMMESVVKSGTGAASRSGYQYQSAGKTGTSSNNYDSWFIGYNKAFTLGIWTGFDNSKLFTGKAQASHVWGRIMSQALRLDNNGRYPSIEDKRYLFNVPDKIVKRFISPRTGFTVSSGGIEEVFIENNIPPAVQDTLQFNFSPTRWGYQDRMEQE, encoded by the coding sequence ATGACAGATAGACAAAAAGAAACGGCGGTACGGGTGATTAAATACCTGGCGATAGCGGGATGCGTATTCCTAGGCGTATTCCTAGGCGCCTTTTGGTTTTACCGCGATGATCTGCCGCCGACCAGCGAGCTGCGCAATTTCACCTTGCGCACCGGCAGCGAAGTCTATGACCGCAATGGCAAAATGATCTATCTTTTCGCGTTTGAAAAGCGCAAGCTCGTTTCTCTCCGCGAGCTCCCGCCCCATCTCGTGGACGCTCTTTTGGTAACGGAAGACAAGCGTTTCTACAGCCACTATGGGGTCGATCTGATCAGTAATTTCCGCGCGCTCATTGTCGATGTCAAGACGATGGATTTTTCACAAGGCGCGAGCACGATCACGCAGCAGATGGCGAGAAATATGTTCCTTACTTTGGACAAAGTGGTCTCCCGCAAGATGAAGGAGATCGTGCTTGCCATCCGCATCGAGGCAAACTTCAGCAAGGACGAGATTCTCGAAATATATTTCAACAAGATATTCTGGGGCGGGCAGGTGCATGGGGTGGAAACTGCAGCATTGTATTATTTCAACAAGCATGCCCGCGATCTCAGCATCGCGGAATCCGCGATGCTCGTTGGTATGATCCAGCGTCCCAACTATTACAACCCGATCAAAAATCCGGAGCGCGCCAAGCAGCGTCGGGACTTTGTGATCGGGCGCATGTACAAAGCCCAAAAAATCAGCGAAGCGGAGTATGAAGAAGCCATTGCCACACCCGTCAAACCACAAACCGGAGCCATGCGGCGCTTTGCCTCGGACTATTTTATCGAGCATATACGCACTTATCTGGAAAGGAAGTATGGCACCGAAAAACTGTTTGAAGGCGGCTTGAGGATCTATACTACTCTTGACCCTGAGCTCACTTCCTATGCAGACTCCGTGTTCAATCAATATCTCAGAGGAGTTGAAAACAGCGGCGGACACCGCAACCGCTATGATCAGGTTCCCAAAGGCGCCTTTGACATTGACACCAAGTATATCCAAGGTGGACTCTTACTGATAGAAAACAACACCGGATATGTGCGCACCATCATCGGAGGCAGAAATTTTGAGCACAGCAAATTTAACCGTATGACCCAGGCAAAACGGCAGCCTGGCTCTTCCATCAAACCGGTTTATTATACTCTCGCGGTGGAAAAGGGTTACACGCCCGCCACAATCATCAACGACACTCCCATCTCCCTGGGAACAGGACCTAACCGCTGGAGTCCGCAAAACGCCAACCGCGAGTATCACGGCTACACCAGAATGCGGGTGGCTTTGCAGCATTCCTACAACGTGTGGGCGGTCAAATGTGCTTTGGATATCGGTCTGGATACAATCAACGACTCCTTCAAGCATTTTGGCTTGAACCGAACCGCTGATGACTATACCAGCGCCCTGGGATCCTATGAAGTAGCTCCAATCGATCTGATCTCCGGATTCACGACCTTCCCGAATGAAGGAATGCGTGTCTCGCCGATCTTCATCATCAAAGTGGAAGACACCAAGGGTCGGATTCTGGAACGCAGTGCCGGACAGAAATATCGCGTCTGTTCTCCAGAGGTGGCATATATCATGACCAGCATGATGGAAAGCGTCGTCAAATCAGGCACCGGTGCCGCTTCTCGCAGCGGCTATCAGTATCAGTCCGCCGGAAAGACCGGAACTTCGTCAAACAACTATGACTCCTGGTTTATCGGGTACAATAAAGCTTTCACTCTCGGCATCTGGACCGGATTTGACAACAGCAAACTTTTCACCGGTAAAGCCCAAGCCTCCCATGTCTGGGGCAGGATCATGAGCCAGGCTCTGCGCTTGGATAACAACGGCAGATATCCGAGTATCGAAGACAAACGCTATCTTTTCAATGTTCCGGACAAAATCGTCAAGCGCTTTATCAGTCCCAGAACAGGATTCACCGTTTCCAGCGGTGGCATCGAGGAAGTATTCATCGAAAACAACATCCCACCCGCGGTTCAGGATACTCTGCAATTCAATTTCTCCC
- a CDS encoding DUF3108 domain-containing protein, which yields MKATNEASSWCRQAALFRSKQLIALILISLWLAFATAAQALTIEYNIRSFGLNIATISINSDPQQNFVAVQTKSLITNALFPEINNCYRIDFNGAYLPQTYVREIDQKKVDDTVTVTYDHKNKRAGMNHRNPRKSYSYDITSDTRDFFSFMTMVGFGKARAGDYVIDGNGTLWKASLSYHGRETIKTALGNYSCRLYKVQFEPLCDEKMQYVDMVTHNVLNKASRVSLWISDDGIAMRSVVRKNALSASWEIKEIRP from the coding sequence TTGAAAGCGACGAACGAAGCATCAAGCTGGTGCAGGCAAGCCGCATTGTTCCGGTCTAAACAACTTATCGCATTGATCCTGATATCGTTATGGCTTGCTTTCGCCACAGCGGCACAGGCTCTTACGATCGAATACAATATCCGGTCTTTCGGGCTAAACATCGCCACCATCAGCATCAACAGTGATCCACAACAGAATTTTGTCGCCGTTCAGACCAAGTCCCTGATCACCAATGCCTTGTTCCCAGAAATCAACAATTGCTACCGCATTGATTTTAATGGCGCTTATCTGCCGCAGACCTACGTGCGGGAGATCGATCAAAAAAAGGTCGATGATACCGTGACGGTCACCTACGATCATAAAAACAAACGCGCCGGGATGAATCACCGCAACCCCCGTAAGAGCTATTCCTATGATATTACGTCCGATACGAGGGACTTCTTTAGTTTTATGACTATGGTGGGATTTGGCAAAGCGAGAGCGGGAGATTATGTCATCGACGGCAATGGGACTCTCTGGAAGGCAAGTTTGAGCTATCACGGTAGGGAAACGATCAAGACCGCCCTGGGCAACTATTCCTGCCGGCTCTACAAAGTTCAGTTTGAACCCTTGTGCGACGAGAAAATGCAATATGTGGACATGGTGACCCACAACGTGCTCAACAAAGCCAGCCGCGTGAGTCTGTGGATTTCTGACGATGGCATCGCCATGAGATCAGTGGTGCGTAAAAACGCTCTATCCGCGAGCTGGGAGATCAAGGAGATCAGACCCTGA